One window of the Polyangium spumosum genome contains the following:
- a CDS encoding urate hydroxylase PuuD, producing the protein MMAVFQDWIAILLRWLHLMAGIAWVGTSFYFNWFDLSVRPPKGEVLKENIRGTLDEIHGGSFYYHEQYWPKTHPERLLVHAWPAKTTLITGALLLAGIYWYGARTYLIDPSVADIGPTAAIGISVASILACWFFYNELCFFVEDNRKVMAVMAVFVALAAYGYQHVFSGRAAYIHVGAMLGTCMGLNVWTSIVPHHIAMRKQLNAGEALDLRHGDQAKRRSQHNNYFTLPVTFAMISNHFALAYNHHRAWLILWLLMAGGVSIRHYLNVLYKEDRKERPLLVVVVAAFGGAVGLSFVRPAPPPVVGPVDTATAMAIVQKRCVPCHSQKPTHPTFVAPPGGFMLDTPEQVMAKAEKVVQRTNVSRDMPLGNATAMTDEERAQLKVWIEGQGK; encoded by the coding sequence ATGATGGCGGTATTCCAGGACTGGATCGCGATTCTGCTTCGCTGGCTGCACCTCATGGCGGGCATCGCGTGGGTGGGCACGTCTTTTTATTTCAATTGGTTCGACCTCTCGGTGCGTCCGCCGAAGGGCGAGGTCCTGAAGGAGAACATCCGGGGCACGCTCGACGAGATCCACGGCGGCAGTTTTTATTATCACGAGCAATACTGGCCGAAGACGCACCCCGAGCGCCTGCTCGTGCACGCCTGGCCGGCGAAGACCACGCTGATCACGGGCGCGTTGCTCCTGGCGGGCATCTACTGGTATGGCGCGCGGACGTACCTCATCGACCCGAGCGTGGCGGACATCGGCCCGACGGCGGCGATCGGCATCAGCGTCGCGTCGATCCTCGCTTGCTGGTTCTTCTACAACGAGCTCTGCTTCTTCGTGGAGGACAACCGCAAGGTGATGGCCGTGATGGCTGTGTTCGTCGCGCTCGCGGCGTACGGTTATCAGCACGTCTTCAGCGGGCGCGCCGCGTACATTCACGTGGGGGCGATGCTCGGGACGTGCATGGGGCTCAACGTGTGGACGTCGATCGTGCCCCACCACATCGCCATGCGAAAGCAGCTCAATGCGGGCGAGGCGCTCGATCTGCGGCACGGCGATCAGGCGAAGCGGCGGTCGCAGCACAACAACTATTTCACGTTGCCGGTCACGTTCGCGATGATCAGCAACCATTTCGCGCTGGCCTACAACCACCACCGCGCGTGGTTGATCTTGTGGCTTCTCATGGCGGGAGGGGTGTCGATCCGCCATTACCTGAACGTCCTTTACAAGGAGGACCGGAAGGAGCGGCCCTTGCTCGTGGTGGTGGTGGCGGCCTTCGGGGGCGCGGTGGGCCTGAGCTTCGTGCGCCCGGCGCCGCCGCCGGTGGTGGGGCCGGTGGACACGGCGACGGCGATGGCCATCGTGCAAAAGCGCTGCGTGCCGTGCCATTCGCAGAAGCCGACGCACCCGACCTTCGTGGCGCCGCCGGGCGGGTTCATGCTGGATACGCCGGAGCAGGTGATGGCGAAGGCAGAGAAGGTGGTGCAACGGACGAACGTGAGCCGCGATATGCCACTCGGGAACGCGACGGCGATGACGGACGAGGAGAGGGCGCAGCTCAAGGTGTGGATCGAGGGGCAGGGGAAGTAG